GGGGCCGATCATGATGATATTGTTCGGCATGATCTCCTCCCGGAGCGGCTCCGGGGTCTGCATGCGGCGCCACCGGTTCCGGATCGCGATCGCCACGGATTTCTTCGCGGCGTGCTGTCCGATGATGTACCGGTCGAGCTCGCGGACGATCTCCCGGGGAGTCAGCTCCTTCACGGTCGCTTCCTTCTGCTTGCGATTTGCGGCCCGGTCAGCCATCGCGCCTCCGATACCGGGACCCGGAGAACCCCGTCATTCCAGCTCCTCGATCGTGATGTGTTTGTTCGTGTAAATGCAGATGTCGGCCGCCGCGGAAAGCGATTCTTTCACAATCTGGGAAGCCGGGAGTTCGGTGTGCTGCACCAGCATCCGCGCGGCGGCGAGCGCGAAATTTCCGCCCGAGCCGATCGCCACGATGCCGTCGTCCGGCTCGACGATCTCGCCGGTACCCGAGATAATCAGCGACTGCTCCTTGTTGAGAACCGCCAGGAGGGCTTCGAGCTGCCGGAGATACTTGTCCGTGCGCCAGTTCTTCGCGAGCTCGACAGCCGCCCGGAGCAGATTTCCGTGATATTTTTCCATCTGATCTTCGAAGCGCTCGAAGAGCGTGAACGCGTCCGCCGCCGCACCCGCAAACCCGGCAAGGACCGTTCCGTTGTAGATTTTTCTGACCTTGCGGGCGTTCTGTTTCATCACCGCATTGCCGACGGTGACCTGCCCGTCGCCTCCGATGACGGTTTTCCCCCCGCGGGAGAGCCCGATGACGGTCGTGGAATGGATGAGGTGCGACATGCGATTCGTGCCGTTGTGATCAGATTTTGCGCCTGAGCCGCGCGACGGGAATTCTCATCGCCTCGCGGTATTTCGCGACGGTCCGGCGCGCAATATTGAGCCCCCGGCCGTTGAGCATCTCCGCGATCCGGTCATCGCTCAGGGGCCTGTTGGAATCCTCCCCTTCGATGATCGTGCGGATGGTTTTTTTGACCTCTTTGTTCGAGATTTCCTCGCCCGTTTGTGTCGTCAGCTTGTCGCTGAAGAAATGCCTCAACTCGTAGACCCCGAACTCCGTCTGGACGTACTTTCCGTTGACCACGCGGCTGATCGTGGAGATATCCATTCCGATGGTTTCGGCGATATCCTTATAGATCATCGGCTTGAGGTTTTCGCCGGTGTCGAAGAATTCCCG
This window of the Bacteroidota bacterium genome carries:
- the hslV gene encoding ATP-dependent protease subunit HslV translates to MSHLIHSTTVIGLSRGGKTVIGGDGQVTVGNAVMKQNARKVRKIYNGTVLAGFAGAAADAFTLFERFEDQMEKYHGNLLRAAVELAKNWRTDKYLRQLEALLAVLNKEQSLIISGTGEIVEPDDGIVAIGSGGNFALAAARMLVQHTELPASQIVKESLSAAADICIYTNKHITIEELE